The following is a genomic window from Prosthecobacter debontii.
GACTTATCCGGCTCCGGCACCAGCAGACCGGGATCAGGGGCCATCAGCGTGCCCACGCCTTCACACGTCGGGCAGGCCCCCACATGCGTGTTGAAGGAGAAATGCTGCGGCGTCAGTTTCTCGATCACGTAGCCCGTGCGTGGGTTGGCATAGGCCGTGGTGAAGCTCATCAAGTGAGGTGGGCACTCTTGCCCGCCCTCTTTGGACGCTGTTTCGCCAGTCGATATCGCAGACGAGCGGGCAGGAGTGCCCGCTTCACTTTGGCCCGACACCAAAAACTGCACCTCACTCTCATTCCACTTCAGCGCCGCCTCGATGCTCTCCATGAGCCGAGCCTTCACGCCTTCACGGATGACCAGACGATCCACCACGATCTCCACGCGATGCTCCTCCCTCAGGGTGGGTTTCAGCGCCTCCTCCAGCTCCACGATCTCGCCATCCAGCCGCACACGCACGAAGCCCTGGCGGCGCAGTTTCTCAAACAAAGCTCGCACCCCCGCGCCATCGCTCGGCGGTTGCGGCGACAGCACCACCACACGCGTGCCTTGGCCCAGACCCAGCAGACGCTCGCCGATCTCCGCCGGCGTGTTTTTGATCAGGCGCTCCCCAGTTTCCGGGTCAAACGGCTGGCCTGCGATGGCATACAGCACGCGCAGGTAGTCATAGATCTCCGTGACTGTGGCGATGGTGCTGCGCGGATTCGGCGCACTGTGCACCTGCTCGATCGCGACCGCTGGGGACAGGCCCTCAATGAAGTCCACATCCGGCTTCTCCAGTTGATCCAGAAACTGCCGTGCATAGGCCGACAGGCTCTGCACATAGCGCCGCTGCCCCTCCGCATACAGGGTATCAAACGCGAGGGAAGACTTGCCCGATCCGCTCACCCCCGTGAGCACCACGAGCTGATGACGCGGAATGTCCACGTCCACGTTTTTGAGATTGTGCTGCCGGGCACCCCGCACCCGGATGAAGTCCTGCGCCATGTCCTACGATAAACCGGGGGAACGGGTCGGGTGCAAGCGGAGTGTGTATTGCATCCGACCTTGGAGGGGCTGATCGTTGGGGTTGTCAGGCTTTAAAACTCGCCCAAAGTGAATAGCATTCCCGAATGGAACCTGGGTCATATCGCCATCCGATGATCCGATTCCAAAGAAAAAGCTGCTCAAAAACTCTCTCCGGGCTTGGACTTCTCTGGGTGGAAAATGTGGTCCGGTGGTATGCTCTCTTTACTCGTTCGATAGTGCAAGGAGGAGGCCACCTCTTTGCCGTCCACCGAGCGGCCAATGTGATTTATGTTGAGAATCTGCACCAATGCCCACCTCACTTGATGCCCCTTGTCATTGGGGTAATCCGTTTCTTGCTCGCGCCCCAGCTCTAGAGCCCGCTCAAAGGCGTGTGCCGAATCTTTGGCGCGAAAGATGATCACCGTCTCATCGTAGAGGTGGCGTTTCCGGCCGGGACGGTCGGCAACGAGAACGACGAAGAGCAATCTGGCACTGTAGAAATCCATCAGGTGGGGATCCATCAATAGGGGATGTGGAGCATCCGATCAACCGCAAGGGCTCTGAGCCCCGAGCCCTCTTGGCAAGCACGAAGGAAAACCCAGCGGCGGTATCAAAGCCAGGTGCAGGTTCAATCGAGATGCCGTTCGTTGAAGGGGATGCCTGCTTGGATGAGCATTTCTACGAGCTCCTCGCGATGCGTGCGCTGCCGATGATGGGCCTCTTGATTGAGGATATGGGCCCGCACCGCTTCCAGGGCCATGGGGCTGATGCTGATGGCCGTGTAGCCCTCATGCCAGCCAAAGTCGGGTGGCTCCAGCGTCACCATGACCCAGTGGGTGGATTCTTTTTTCAGGTCGCGAATGAAGTCTGCGAGGCAATGGGCGGCCTTCAGTCCTAACAGGAGATGCACATGATCACTCATGCCGCCGATGGCGAGCGGTAGGCCCTGCAGTTCCTTCACCAGCGTGCTGAGCTGCTCGTGAAATTGCGAGCGCCAACGGTCAGAGATCATGGGTTCTCGATTCTTGGTCGAAAACACGAGATGATAATGCAGCGAGGTGTAGGTGGCCGGCATGGTGATGGCCAAAGGTTGTGGGGGGTGAGAGTGGTGGCTCAAGAGCTTCCACATCAGACTTCATGCCAATTGCTACACAATCCTTACCCAAGGCTTTCATTATTAATCACCCGCGCCTTTCGCGTGAGGTTAGGCCTTTGCCGTGTGCTTGGCCAGATACGCCTTGCAGTTCTCCTCGCCCATGTATTTGGCCAGGAGCTTGGGGTCGGTCTCGGTGAGATCCACGAGGATGAGGCCATCGATGACGGAGGAGAAGTCCTTGTCCACGTTAAAGCTGAGCAGGGTGCCGCTGAGGCGGAGGTAGTGCTTCAGGAGGATGGGGATGCCTTTGCGATCCGTCTCCACACTGGAAATGAGGGCGGAGAAGTCATCCACGTCTCGCAGATCGGCGCTGATGAACTCGCGCATGAGGCGGCGGCTGCGCATGTAGCGGAAGGGGTTGCGCGGCTTGACGTAGCTGGCGAGGTCCTCGTGCAGGCAGTTTTCCTGGAGGAACTCCACCATCATTTTGCGGCTGAGGCTGTCGTAGTCCTGGCTGATGCTGACGGGGCCGAAGAGCTTTTTGTAACCGGGATTCCGCACCATCCAGTGGGCGATGCCTTTCCACAGCAAGGGCAGGGAGGCGAGGTTGCGCTGGTATTCCTTGGTGATGAAGCTACGCCCCATCTCCACGGCGCTCTCCAGGTGGGCGAGGAAGGGTTTCTCGAACTTGAAGAGGGTGCTGGTGTAGAGGCCTTTGGGACCGTATTCCCGCAGGATGATATCGGCACGGCCCAGTCGGTAGGCTCCGGCGATCTGCTGCTTGTCCTCATCCCACAGGAAAAGGTGCTGGTAGTAGCGGTCGTATTTGTCCAGGTCCACTTCCTGGCCGGTGCCTTCACCGACGGCGCGGAAGGTGACCTCACGCAGGCGGCCGATCTCATGAAGGGTATCCGGGATCTCGTGGGAGTGAGCGCAATAGACGCTGAGATTGCCCTGGCTCACCAGCTTGCACCCGCGTTCATGCAGGGTCTGCACCTCGCGGATGATGCGCTGCTGGTGCTCTGCGGCGAGGGCGGTCTCGCGGGTCCATTCGGCCTGAGGAGGGCGGGTGGGAGCTTTCTTATCCCGACGGCGATTGTCCAGGATGAAGGTGTGAATGCGCAGGTATTTGGTCAGGGATTCATCATCCTCGAACTTGCGCAAGCGACCGTAGGTGATGGGGGTGCCCACCCGCATCTCGATGTGGCTGCCCCGCTTGTTACAAAACTCACGCAGGAGCAGACCGGTGCGGAGACGGGGGTGGATGAGCCCAGCGGCGTGGAAGAGGGTACTGTTGGTGCCAGGGAAAAAGACTGGCAGCACTGTCGCCTGAGTGCGCCTAACGAGAGATCCGACATGGGCGCTCCAAACGGGCTCCTGAATGCCCGAGCCAGGCTTATAGCCAGCCACTTCACCGGCGGGGAAAATGATCAGCGCACCGCCGGCTTTGAGGTGCTTCAGGGCCTCCTTCATGGCGCCGACGTTGCTGCGGGCGGCGTCTTCTCCTCCGAAGGGATTCACCGGGATGATGTGCGGGCGGAGGGCCGGGAAGGCCGCCAGCATGGAGTTCGTCATCACCTTCACCGAGGAGCGGTGGCTCGCGACGTAATGGGCGAGCAGGACGGGATCGAGAATGCCGTAGGGATGGTTGGCAATGACGATGAGGGGGCCGTTTTGAGGAAACTCGAAGTCGGGAGCGGTGACCACGTCACCACTGGCGTCCATGCTTTTCAAGACGCACTCGAACCAGCCCTTGCAGCTTTCCCCCTCGGGGTGCGTTTTTTGCCGTTCACAAGCCCCGTTGTAGATCTCGTCCAGGCCCCGCAGTCCTAGACCACGATCCACCATGGGGCCGACAATGCGATAGGCTCCGCGTTGCAAGGGAGTGCGCAGATAATCCCGAAGGTCGAGAATCATGGATGGGGTTGGAGAGCGCCTAGATTACTCGGCGCGGTTAACTCGCAAGTGGAGAATGCGTGCCGTTCTTGTCACTGCGGATGCATTCCGAGGCCAAAAAGAACGCCCTCTTTGCGAAACAAGGAGGGCGCGAGGAGGGGAGACGAGGGGCTGGGGTTAAGCGATGGCCTCGCGGATGCGTAGCTTCCAATCTGCGGCTACGGTGCCGAAGCTGCTGCGTGGGTCATTATGATACATGATGCCGCGTGAGACATTCACCAGGAGGGGGGCTTTGCGAGCGCTGCCTTTCAGGGCGCTGAGATCTCCCCCCTGGGCACCGAGACCGGGGATGAGCAGGGGCACATCGGGTGTGCGTGCGAGGACGTCATCTGCAGCGTTCGTGAGGCCCAGAACCAAGCCGACTTGAGGACTGACCCCTGTCATGTCCGCCACGAGTTCAAAGACTTTCCGGTCTCCAGAGGGTTGCAGTTCAATGTCTTTCGCGCCTGGGTTCGAGGTGACCCCAAGGAGGTAGATGCCTTTGTCGGGATATTTTAGGAAAGGTTCCAGGGTATCGCTACCCATATAAGCATTTAGAGTGACCGCGTCTACGCCATATGCATCGAAGGCAGACTTTGCGTAATAGCCCTGGGTCTCGCCAATATCACCACGCTTCACGTCAAAAATCACGGGGATGTCCTTCGGAATCTCTTTGAGGACCTGAGCGAGAATTCTCATGCCTTGCCAGCCCTTCGCTTCGTAGTAAGCGGAGTTGGGCTTGAAAGCGGCTGCATGGGATGCCGTTTCTTCGATGACCTTGATAATGAACCGCTTGGCTGCTTCGTCAGCGAGATCCATGCGGGGGTCGAGGCCGACGCAGAGGTTCGACCCGGTGGCTGCAATGCGTTTCTCTAGTTTTTCGCGGAAGGACATATCTCTTATCATGGAAACGTTGCGACTGTTTTGCAAATAGTTGCGATGATGTTTTCTTCAGGCTAGTTGCCCTTCATGAATTCTCCCCTTGTCGGTATCATCATGGGTTCCAGTTCAGACTGGCCTACTATGGAAAATGCGGCCCGCGTGCTGGCCGATTTTGGCGTGCCTTTTGAAAAAAAAGTCGTCAGCGCGCACCGCACTCCACAACTTCTTTACGACTATGCCACCACGGCTCAGTCCCGCGGCCTTAAGTGCATCATTGCGGGGGCGGGTGGAGCGGCCCATTTGCCCGGAATGACGGCCAGCATGACCACCCTGCCTGTGCTGGGTGTGCCCGTGCAGAGCAAGGCTCTTAGCGGTGTGGATAGCCTCTACTCCATCGTGCAGATGCCCGGCGGTATCCCTGTGGCCACCTTTGCCATCGGCAATGCGGGGGCTACGAATGCAGGGCTCTTTGCCGTGTCCATGCTGGCCAATGAGCAGCCAGAACTGGCGGAGAAACTGAAGGCTTTCCGAGAAAAACAGACCGCAAAGGTGCTGGAAAGCCAAGCGGAGTTGGAGAAGTAGGGGGGGGATGTTCGGAGTTCGGGGTTCAGCGTTCGGAGCCCCGGCTTCAGCCGGAAAGTGGGGAGATCGAAACGGCGGTGATTCCGCCTAAAAGCGGTGCTCCGAACTGAAAAAGGCCCTCCGTATTAAGGTCCAGGGAGGATGGCCGAACAAATCATCTCGACGTCGGGCAGATCCCGCCTAAAGGCGATGCCCCAGTTGCCGCCTGTCTTTTGTTCGAGAGGCCTGACCTCTTGACGGTTGACCACGGACTTGCAACGCTCTTTCTCCTTTTTTCTCATGTCTTCCTTCTTTCCTCCTTCCACCATCGGCGTTCTCGGCGGCGGCCAGCTCGGACGTATGCTTGCCCTGGAGGCACGCCGCAGCGGCTATCGGGTGGTCATTTTCACCGATGAACCCACCGGGTGCCCGGCGGGTCAATTTGCCGATGTGGAGATCAATGCTCACTATGACGATGCCGAGGCGCTGAGGGGCTTTCTTTCTCAGGTGGATGTGGTGACGGCCGAGTTTGAAAACATCCCTGATGCCTGTCTGCAAGCCGTGGAGGCGGTGAAACCGCTGCGTCCTGGCCGCAAGGCGATCTATACCACCCAGCATCGTGAGCGGGAAAAGCTCTTTCTACGGGAGAACGGCATCGCCTGTGCCGAGTTTCGCATCGTGGAAACCGGCGCGGGGCTGGAAGCGGCGGTGGCAGAGTTAGGCCGTCCCTGTGTGATCAAAACAGCCGCTTTTGGCTATGATGGCAAAGGGCAGTGCAAGGTGAATGCCGACACCGATTTGGTCGAGGCCTGGAAAGCCTTCGAGGGCCATCATGCCGTGGTGGAACAGTGGGTGCCGTTCGTGTGTGAAATCTCCGTGGTCGGAGCCCGCAGTGTGGATGGCCGCATGGCCACGCATGGGGTGGTGGAAAACCAGCACGCCCATCACATCCTGGATGTCACGATTGCTCCCGCTCGTGTGGAGCCTGCGATCCTGGAACAAGCCCTGGAGCTGTGGGAAGCCGTGGCT
Proteins encoded in this region:
- a CDS encoding transposase; amino-acid sequence: MPATYTSLHYHLVFSTKNREPMISDRWRSQFHEQLSTLVKELQGLPLAIGGMSDHVHLLLGLKAAHCLADFIRDLKKESTHWVMVTLEPPDFGWHEGYTAISISPMALEAVRAHILNQEAHHRQRTHREELVEMLIQAGIPFNERHLD
- a CDS encoding DUF4288 domain-containing protein, with the translated sequence MDPHLMDFYSARLLFVVLVADRPGRKRHLYDETVIIFRAKDSAHAFERALELGREQETDYPNDKGHQVRWALVQILNINHIGRSVDGKEVASSLHYRTSKESIPPDHIFHPEKSKPGESF
- a CDS encoding 5-(carboxyamino)imidazole ribonucleotide synthase, with translation MSSFFPPSTIGVLGGGQLGRMLALEARRSGYRVVIFTDEPTGCPAGQFADVEINAHYDDAEALRGFLSQVDVVTAEFENIPDACLQAVEAVKPLRPGRKAIYTTQHREREKLFLRENGIACAEFRIVETGAGLEAAVAELGRPCVIKTAAFGYDGKGQCKVNADTDLVEAWKAFEGHHAVVEQWVPFVCEISVVGARSVDGRMATHGVVENQHAHHILDVTIAPARVEPAILEQALELWEAVAEGLDYVGTMAVELFVTAEGKVLVNEIAPRPHNSGHYTIDACITNQFQQQMRAICGLSLGDPSQHTSAVMVNLLGDVWPSEHVHPDWSPVLNHPKAKLHLYGKASARAKRKMGHYTVLGDSIEEALESVEQIRKAL
- the purE gene encoding 5-(carboxyamino)imidazole ribonucleotide mutase, translating into MNSPLVGIIMGSSSDWPTMENAARVLADFGVPFEKKVVSAHRTPQLLYDYATTAQSRGLKCIIAGAGGAAHLPGMTASMTTLPVLGVPVQSKALSGVDSLYSIVQMPGGIPVATFAIGNAGATNAGLFAVSMLANEQPELAEKLKAFREKQTAKVLESQAELEK
- the pyrF gene encoding orotidine-5'-phosphate decarboxylase, with the translated sequence MSFREKLEKRIAATGSNLCVGLDPRMDLADEAAKRFIIKVIEETASHAAAFKPNSAYYEAKGWQGMRILAQVLKEIPKDIPVIFDVKRGDIGETQGYYAKSAFDAYGVDAVTLNAYMGSDTLEPFLKYPDKGIYLLGVTSNPGAKDIELQPSGDRKVFELVADMTGVSPQVGLVLGLTNAADDVLARTPDVPLLIPGLGAQGGDLSALKGSARKAPLLVNVSRGIMYHNDPRSSFGTVAADWKLRIREAIA
- a CDS encoding lysophospholipid acyltransferase family protein; translation: MILDLRDYLRTPLQRGAYRIVGPMVDRGLGLRGLDEIYNGACERQKTHPEGESCKGWFECVLKSMDASGDVVTAPDFEFPQNGPLIVIANHPYGILDPVLLAHYVASHRSSVKVMTNSMLAAFPALRPHIIPVNPFGGEDAARSNVGAMKEALKHLKAGGALIIFPAGEVAGYKPGSGIQEPVWSAHVGSLVRRTQATVLPVFFPGTNSTLFHAAGLIHPRLRTGLLLREFCNKRGSHIEMRVGTPITYGRLRKFEDDESLTKYLRIHTFILDNRRRDKKAPTRPPQAEWTRETALAAEHQQRIIREVQTLHERGCKLVSQGNLSVYCAHSHEIPDTLHEIGRLREVTFRAVGEGTGQEVDLDKYDRYYQHLFLWDEDKQQIAGAYRLGRADIILREYGPKGLYTSTLFKFEKPFLAHLESAVEMGRSFITKEYQRNLASLPLLWKGIAHWMVRNPGYKKLFGPVSISQDYDSLSRKMMVEFLQENCLHEDLASYVKPRNPFRYMRSRRLMREFISADLRDVDDFSALISSVETDRKGIPILLKHYLRLSGTLLSFNVDKDFSSVIDGLILVDLTETDPKLLAKYMGEENCKAYLAKHTAKA